Proteins from one Coffea arabica cultivar ET-39 chromosome 8c, Coffea Arabica ET-39 HiFi, whole genome shotgun sequence genomic window:
- the LOC140013206 gene encoding uncharacterized protein: MATGKRFCLAIPVLASIYHGLREIVHAPNLGECGVAFPIHYVYTWIGQYFDVYHENNQVSSHHARMTRFSGEKMAIFYGQLEAEEIFKEVNPLMLPKLCWTENEEKALIDDGSLSSRLMSYFISQRSCHLTLRKDNTFIIEKYNSCRFSRQFGFCQNIPNNLKEITHTYTLGEAIQLWDSSVRTQTRSRMTIPTHRKHPLITKDYDAWWSTRSNSVSSTSFKFTVKIPQQSSKKGKITSANESGHHNGAIEIVTGLASSTFQKKKITSSPSKNIVARNKSSKDSRQAIKEVQPVVPAKKTPPKVSKPLSATRTEEDVEIETVDNRDSIETIEREGTQVQGVGSTQGGTHLLASGSSSQDCHWNRSKKRTSSDLEEVSFTPPSVGVSPLKPPFLEFRQEGVGNNSPSELETEDIISNNKSDEVASVLPDNLPPVEVPRQCIRRN; the protein is encoded by the exons ATGGCTACAGGGAAAAGATTTTGTCTTGCAATTCCCGTCCTTGCGAGCATATATCATGGGTTGAGGGAGATCGTCCACGCCCCTAACCTTGGAGAATGCGGGGTAGCTTTTCCAATCCATTACGTCTATACTTGGATTGGCCAATACTTTGACGTATATCACGAGAATAATCAAGTGAGTAGCCACCACGCGCGCATGACAAGATTTAGCGGTGAGAAAATGGCAATATTTTATGGCCAATTGGAAGCtgaggaaattttcaaagaagTGAATCCTTTGATGCTCCCTAAATTGTGCTGGACTGAGAATGAAGAAAAGGCGTTGATCGATGATGGATCCTTATCATCAAGACTCATGAGCTATTTCATTAGTCAACGCTCTTGCCATTTAACTCTACGTAAGGACAATACTTtcattattgaaaaatataattctTGCAGGTTTAGCAGACAATTCGGCTTTTGTCAAAACATCCCCAACAACTTGAAAGAAATCACTCACACTTACACTTTGGGCGAGGCTATTCAACTATGGGATTCTTCAGTTCGCACGCAGACGCGATCTCGGATGACTATACCCACGCACAGGAAGCATCCATTGATCACAAAAGACTATGACGCCTGGTGGTCGACTCGGTCAAAtagtgtctcttcaacttcctttAAATTCACCGTTAAGATCCCTCAACAATCATCAAAGAAGGGTAAGATTACCTCCGCTAACGAGTCAGGGCATCATAATGGAGCTATAGAGATTGTAACGGGCCTTGCCTCATCCacctttcaaaagaaaaaaattactaGCAGTCCCTCGAAAAACATTGTCGCAAGGAATAAGTCTTCCAAGGACTCTCGACAGGCCATCAAAGAGGTGCAACCAGTGGTTCCAGCGAAGAAGACACCGCCCAAAGTTTCAAAACCCTTATCAGCAACTCGCACTGAAGAAGATGTCGAAATTGAAACGGTGGACAATCGTGATTCTATCGAGACTATAGAAAGGGAAGGGACTCAAGTTCAGGGCGTCGGATCTACCCAAGGAGGAACCCATTTGTTGGCGAGCGGTAGTAGTAGTCAAGACTGTCACTGGAACCGATCAAAGAAGAGGACATCTTCTGATTTAGAGGAGGTTTCCTTTACACCACCATCGGTTGGAGTGTCGCCACTTAAG CCCCCGTTTCTTGAATTTCGTCAAGAAGGTGTTGGTAACAATTCACCATCCGAACTCGAAACTGAGGATATAATCTCAAACAACAAAAGTGACGAAGTAGCATCAGTACTCCCAGACAATTTGCCCCCAGTGGAGGTACCTCGTCAATGCATAAGAAGGAACTGA